A stretch of the Equus caballus isolate H_3958 breed thoroughbred chromosome X, TB-T2T, whole genome shotgun sequence genome encodes the following:
- the TSR2 gene encoding pre-rRNA-processing protein TSR2 homolog: MRSRARLPTHSAWAVLRRDWVAWAHVVRGRMMAGAGEDLRALFRAGVRAALEAWPALQIAVENGFGGVHSQEKAEWLGAAVEEYFFRNADLELDEVEDFLGELMTNEFDTVVEDGSLPQVSQQLQTMFSHFQRGDRAALKEMASHITQRKCKVRATALTTARETDEDEDADSVEEMEVTATNDGTATDGVCSQPEPSGQDSKTIKEEDIVEDGWTIVRRKK, translated from the exons ATGCGTTCTCGGGCTCGGCTTCCGACTCATTCTGCCTGGGCCGTGCTGCGGAGGGATTGGGTCGCTTGGGCCCATGTGGTCCGCGGCCGGATGATGGCCGGCGCTGGGGAAGACCTGCGAGCCCTTTTCCGGGCTGGCGTCCGCGCCGCGCTGGAGGCTTGGCCGGCCTTGCAG ATCGCTGTGGAGAATGGCTTTGGGGGCGTACACAGCCAGGAGAAGGCCGAGTGGCTGGGGGCTGCAGTGGAGGAGTACTTCTTCCGCAATG CTGACTTGGAGCTAGATGAGGTGGAGGACTTCCTCGGGGAGCTCATGACGAATGAGTTTGATACGGTTGTGGAGGATGGAAGTCTGCCCCAG GTGAGCCAGCAGCTGCAGACCATGTTCTCCCATTTCCAGAGGGGTGATCGAGCTGCTCTAAAGGAGATGGCCTCCCACATCACCCAAAGAAAATGCAAGGTCAGAGCCACTGCACTTACGACAGCCAGAGAGactgatgaggatgaggatgcgGACAGCGTGGAGGAGATGGAG GTCACAGCTACGAATGATGGGACAGCTACAGATGGGGTCTGCTCCCAGCCTGAACCCTCTGGTCAAGACTCCAAGACTATTAAGGAAGAGGATATAGTGGAGGATGGCTGGACCATTGTCCGGAGAAAGAAATGA